Sequence from the Bacillota bacterium genome:
TCCAGACACCTCCATCGTTAATTTTGGGGTATTTTTCGTCGAAGCTGCATTGCTTTTTCCTCGGGAATGGAATCGTTGATGAAAGTGCCGGCTCCCTGTTCACATCCGGCCAGGAATTTCAATTTTCCCATGTCTCTAACAGGTGGAAGAAACTCAAAATGAAGATGATTCAGGCCCCGCTTGCCTTTGACCGGATCCTGGTGCAAGATCATGAGATAGGGAAAGGAAGTCTCGAATAGCGCATCATATCCGCGCACAACTTTCTGCAGAATGGAAGCAAGATTTTGATCTTCCTCCGCGGTCAGGTCGCTCAAGGAAGAGCGATGATGACGGCTATAAATATGCACTTCAAAGGGATATCGGGCGTAAAAAGGAAGAAATGCGGTGAAATCCTTGTTGGAGGCAACAACACGCGAACCTTCAGATTCTTCAATCCTCAAAACATCACAAAAGAGACATTTTCCATCATTTTTTTTACGATAATCCCTTGCAGAGGATAGCTCCCGTTCAGGTATCGGAGGGAGGTAAGGAAAAGCGTAAATCTGACCATGAGGATGATGCAACGTCACCCCGACTTCCTCTCCCTTGTTTTCAAAGATGAGAACATATTCAATTTCCTTTTTACGCCCCAGCTCCTCGTAGCGATCTCTCCAGACCCGAATAAGATTTACAATTTGTTCATGCGACAGAGTAGCCATACTTCCATGGTGCTCCGGGGAGTAAACGACGACTTCACAGACCCCCCTGGATTCCTTTACCGGGTGAAGATCGATACTCTCCGCCTCTATCTTTGGCGGCGGTATTTTGAAACTGGGAAAACGATTTTCAAATACCACTATTTCAAAATTCTCACGTGGTATTTCGGTCGTGAAGCCCCCCTTTTTCGTGGGGCATAGTGGACAATATTCCCGGGGAGGCAACAGGGTACGGTCCATCCTGTGGGTGGCTGTAACGGTCCACTCACGACAGATGGGGTTCCACCTCAGCTCCGACATCTATGCTTCTCCTCCCCGCCATTTTTCTCGTCGTTTCTTTCAGGGGTAAAGGAATAAAATATGAGATAGCGCCCATCGTCCTTGATTATCTTTTCC
This genomic interval carries:
- the galT gene encoding galactose-1-phosphate uridylyltransferase; this translates as MSELRWNPICREWTVTATHRMDRTLLPPREYCPLCPTKKGGFTTEIPRENFEIVVFENRFPSFKIPPPKIEAESIDLHPVKESRGVCEVVVYSPEHHGSMATLSHEQIVNLIRVWRDRYEELGRKKEIEYVLIFENKGEEVGVTLHHPHGQIYAFPYLPPIPERELSSARDYRKKNDGKCLFCDVLRIEESEGSRVVASNKDFTAFLPFYARYPFEVHIYSRHHRSSLSDLTAEEDQNLASILQKVVRGYDALFETSFPYLMILHQDPVKGKRGLNHLHFEFLPPVRDMGKLKFLAGCEQGAGTFINDSIPEEKAMQLRRKIPQN